In one Aeromicrobium erythreum genomic region, the following are encoded:
- a CDS encoding SRPBCC family protein, with the protein MTSDQVTAERLVAAPADRIFAILADAGRHQLIDGSGTVQGTTAESEPLSMGSTFGMSMKMGLPYTTRNEVVEFEPNRRIAWRTTGLFGIIGGRTWRYELVDQGTSTIVRETWDISGDRQRIFLRRGNLPRTTKRNMERTLERLAEVVEQA; encoded by the coding sequence ATGACGTCCGACCAGGTCACCGCCGAGCGGCTCGTCGCCGCGCCCGCCGACCGGATCTTCGCGATCCTCGCCGACGCGGGACGGCACCAGCTGATCGACGGGTCGGGCACCGTGCAGGGCACCACGGCCGAGAGCGAGCCGCTCTCGATGGGCTCGACGTTCGGCATGTCGATGAAGATGGGCCTGCCCTACACGACCCGGAACGAGGTCGTGGAGTTCGAGCCGAACCGGCGCATCGCCTGGCGCACCACCGGCCTGTTCGGGATCATCGGCGGACGCACCTGGCGCTACGAGCTCGTCGACCAGGGCACCAGCACCATCGTCCGCGAGACGTGGGACATCAGCGGCGACCGGCAGCGGATCTTCCTGCGTCGCGGCAACCTGCCGCGCACCACCAAGCGGAACATGGAGCGGACGCTCGAACGTCTCGCCGAGGTCGTCGAGCAGGCCTGA
- a CDS encoding ZIP family metal transporter — protein sequence MLTAALYGAATAVPLVGGAAVGLRWRIPKPVLAALMAFGAGTMIAAASEELFGPAFTEVGAGLAGLGLIGGAAAYVVLSHLLDTRLGTSAVGLGLLLGAFLDGVPENTALGVSLQEGGLALLVAIAVGNTPEAIASAASLREDPALGPRRGLLLWAGVGVLLTLVTVAAHAGSDVVSPAAIAVAQAVAGGATLAVLADTLLPEAYRDGGWWIGLSTALGFWLAFVLG from the coding sequence GTGCTCACCGCTGCTCTCTACGGTGCCGCGACGGCCGTGCCGCTCGTGGGGGGCGCGGCTGTGGGTCTGCGGTGGCGGATCCCGAAGCCGGTGCTCGCTGCGCTGATGGCGTTCGGGGCGGGGACGATGATCGCGGCGGCGTCGGAGGAGCTGTTCGGGCCGGCGTTCACGGAGGTGGGGGCCGGGCTGGCGGGTCTCGGGCTCATCGGGGGCGCGGCGGCGTACGTCGTCCTCAGCCACCTGCTCGACACCCGGCTCGGGACGTCGGCGGTCGGGCTCGGTCTGCTCCTGGGCGCGTTCCTCGACGGGGTTCCGGAGAACACCGCGCTGGGGGTGTCGCTGCAGGAGGGCGGGCTCGCGCTGCTGGTCGCGATCGCCGTCGGCAACACCCCCGAGGCGATCGCCAGCGCCGCCTCCCTGCGCGAGGACCCCGCGCTCGGGCCGCGCCGCGGACTGCTGCTGTGGGCCGGCGTCGGCGTCCTGCTGACCCTCGTCACGGTCGCCGCGCACGCCGGCAGCGACGTCGTCTCCCCCGCGGCGATCGCCGTCGCCCAGGCCGTCGCCGGCGGTGCGACCCTGGCCGTCCTCGCCGACACGCTCCTGCCCGAGGCCTACCGCGACGGCGGCTGGTGGATCGGGCTGTCCACCGCGCTCGGGTTCTGGCTGGCGTTCGTGCTCGGCTGA
- the purF gene encoding amidophosphoribosyltransferase — translation MARGDGRLTHDIDPQDVGPQDACGVFGVWAPGEEVAKLSYFGLYALQHRGQESAGIAVSNGKQILVYKDMGLVSQVFDESTLESLVGSVAIGHSRYSTTGASVWQNAQPTFRPTAQGSVALAHNGNLTNTADLVTMLQERTAENGPGRRGKGETATTDTSVMASLLAAYPDRSVEEAAIEVLPKLRGAFSLVFMDEHTLYAARDPQGIRPLVLGRLERGWVVASETAALDIVGASFIREIEPGEFIAIDENGLRTERFSPAEPKGCIFEYVYLARPDTTISDQRVFTVRAEIGRRLAREHPVDADLVIPVPESGTPAAIGYAEESGIPFGHGLVKNSYVGRTFIQPSQTIRQLGIRLKLNPLRDVIAGKRLVVVDDSIVRGNTQRALVRMLRESGAAEVHVRISSPPVKWPCFYGIDFASRAELIANGISVEEICRSIDADSLAYVELDQLVEATNVPKEKLCRACFDGIYPVPLPEDDLIGKHLLETDAKPLKVIQ, via the coding sequence GTGGCACGCGGAGACGGTCGGCTGACGCACGACATCGATCCTCAGGACGTCGGACCCCAGGACGCCTGTGGCGTGTTCGGGGTGTGGGCTCCCGGTGAGGAGGTCGCGAAGCTCAGCTACTTCGGTCTCTACGCCCTGCAGCACCGGGGCCAGGAGTCGGCGGGCATCGCGGTGAGCAACGGCAAGCAGATCCTCGTCTACAAGGACATGGGTCTGGTGTCCCAGGTCTTCGACGAGTCGACGCTGGAGTCGCTGGTGGGCTCGGTCGCCATCGGGCACTCGCGCTACAGCACCACGGGCGCGAGCGTGTGGCAGAACGCCCAGCCGACGTTCCGGCCCACGGCGCAGGGATCCGTCGCCCTCGCGCACAACGGCAACCTGACCAACACCGCCGACCTCGTCACGATGCTGCAGGAGCGGACGGCCGAGAACGGTCCTGGCCGGCGCGGCAAGGGCGAGACCGCCACCACCGACACGTCGGTCATGGCGAGCCTGCTGGCCGCCTACCCCGACCGGTCGGTCGAGGAGGCCGCGATCGAGGTGCTGCCGAAGCTGCGGGGCGCCTTCTCGCTCGTCTTCATGGACGAGCACACCCTCTACGCCGCGCGCGACCCGCAGGGCATCCGCCCGCTCGTGCTCGGCCGTCTGGAGCGCGGCTGGGTCGTCGCCAGCGAGACCGCCGCGCTCGACATCGTCGGCGCGTCCTTCATCCGCGAGATCGAGCCGGGCGAGTTCATCGCCATCGACGAGAACGGTCTGCGCACCGAGCGGTTCTCGCCGGCGGAGCCGAAGGGCTGCATCTTCGAGTACGTCTACCTCGCCCGTCCCGACACCACCATCTCCGACCAGCGCGTCTTCACGGTGCGCGCGGAGATCGGCCGACGTCTGGCGCGCGAGCACCCGGTCGACGCCGACCTCGTCATCCCCGTGCCGGAGTCGGGCACACCGGCTGCCATCGGCTACGCCGAGGAGAGCGGGATCCCGTTCGGCCACGGCCTGGTCAAGAACTCCTACGTGGGGCGCACGTTCATCCAGCCGTCCCAGACCATCCGCCAGCTCGGCATCCGGCTCAAGCTCAACCCGCTGCGCGACGTCATCGCCGGCAAGCGGCTCGTGGTCGTCGACGACTCGATCGTGCGCGGCAACACCCAGCGCGCGCTCGTGCGGATGCTGCGCGAGTCGGGTGCGGCGGAGGTGCACGTGCGCATCTCGAGCCCGCCGGTCAAGTGGCCGTGCTTCTACGGCATCGACTTCGCCTCGCGCGCCGAGCTCATCGCCAACGGCATCAGCGTGGAGGAGATCTGCCGCTCGATCGATGCCGACTCCCTCGCCTACGTCGAGCTCGACCAGCTCGTCGAGGCCACGAACGTGCCCAAGGAGAAGCTGTGCCGCGCCTGCTTCGACGGCATCTACCCGGTCCCGCTGCCGGAGGACGATCTGATCGGCAAGCACCTGCTTGAGACCGACGCGAAGCCGCTGAAGGTGATCCAGTGA
- the purM gene encoding phosphoribosylformylglycinamidine cyclo-ligase, with amino-acid sequence MTSTQQPSAYAASGVSIEAGDRAVELMKEWVDKARRPEVVGGIGGFAGLFDASALKDYRRPLLATSADGVGTKVQIAQRMDVHDTIGYDLVGMLVDDLVVCGAEPLFMTDYIACGKVVPERIAAVVKGIAQACAEAGTALLGGETAEHPGLLHPDEYDVAGSTTGVVEADALIGAELVRPGDVVVAMASSGLHSNGYSLARHVFFGQAQWSLDRHVPELGATLGEALLTPTRLYTLPCLDLVRRTRTHAMSHVTGGGLAANLERVVPDTVSVRVDRSTWTRPAIFDLVSDLGDVSQHDLEEALNIGVGMVALVDPDDADAAVRLLGEHGIQAWVAGEVAEAGVHGPGGTVTLENRHA; translated from the coding sequence GTGACCAGCACGCAGCAGCCGAGCGCCTACGCCGCGTCCGGCGTCTCCATCGAGGCCGGCGACCGCGCCGTCGAGCTCATGAAGGAGTGGGTCGACAAGGCCCGCCGCCCCGAGGTCGTCGGCGGCATCGGCGGGTTCGCGGGCCTGTTCGACGCGAGCGCGCTGAAGGACTACCGCCGACCGCTGCTCGCGACGTCGGCCGACGGCGTGGGCACCAAGGTGCAGATCGCCCAGCGCATGGACGTGCACGACACCATCGGGTACGACCTCGTCGGCATGCTCGTCGACGACCTCGTCGTCTGCGGCGCCGAGCCGCTGTTCATGACCGACTACATCGCCTGCGGCAAGGTCGTGCCCGAGCGCATCGCGGCCGTCGTCAAGGGCATCGCGCAGGCGTGCGCCGAGGCCGGCACCGCGCTGCTGGGCGGCGAGACCGCCGAGCACCCCGGGCTGCTGCACCCCGACGAGTACGACGTGGCCGGCTCTACGACCGGCGTCGTCGAGGCCGACGCACTGATCGGTGCCGAGCTCGTCCGCCCCGGCGACGTCGTCGTGGCCATGGCGTCGTCGGGTCTGCACTCCAACGGCTACTCCCTCGCCCGGCACGTGTTCTTCGGCCAGGCGCAGTGGTCGCTCGACCGCCACGTGCCCGAGCTCGGCGCGACCCTCGGCGAGGCGCTCTTGACGCCCACCCGCCTGTACACGCTGCCCTGCCTCGACCTCGTCCGTCGCACCCGGACGCACGCGATGTCGCACGTCACCGGCGGCGGACTCGCGGCCAACCTCGAGCGCGTCGTCCCCGACACCGTGTCCGTGCGGGTCGACCGCAGCACCTGGACGCGTCCGGCCATCTTCGACCTCGTCTCCGACCTCGGCGACGTCTCCCAGCACGACCTGGAGGAGGCGCTGAACATCGGCGTCGGCATGGTCGCCCTCGTCGATCCGGACGACGCCGACGCGGCCGTGCGGCTGCTGGGCGAGCACGGCATCCAGGCGTGGGTCGCGGGTGAGGTGGCCGAGGCGGGCGTGCACGGTCCCGGCGGGACGGTCACGCTGGAGAACCGACACGCGTGA
- a CDS encoding DUF3073 family protein, translating into MGRGRAKAKQTKVARDLKYRTFDPDFDDLQQELHQDSGDPIPDQYADLARKYGDEAAS; encoded by the coding sequence ATGGGGCGCGGCCGTGCAAAGGCAAAGCAGACCAAGGTCGCACGCGACCTGAAGTACCGGACCTTCGATCCGGACTTCGACGATCTGCAACAGGAACTCCACCAGGACTCGGGTGACCCGATCCCGGACCAGTACGCCGATCTCGCGAGGAAGTACGGGGACGAAGCGGCCAGCTGA
- a CDS encoding MMPL family transporter, whose amino-acid sequence METFDHRTFSLARLVGRGRSVVVLLLGLVIAGAVLILAPAATQSTNASVNLPDDAESALAQQRLAALPGGDDAPAIVVASRGGDRLSQTDLAALERLGGTLGSKLDTRVAGPVPSQDGTVALLTVPLEGDVDAEQNTERVETLRAELRDGLPDGLDAQLTGAPAIQADLGAVFEGADVRLLLVTAAVVALLLIVTYRSPWLWLVPLAVIGLGDRVAAKVVEAVSHWSGVPIDGSTTGITSVLVFGAGTNYALLLIARYREELRRHEDRREAMRQAVGAAGPAILSSSGTVVLGLLTLLLADAPFVSRIGLAGAAGIVVAVLFALVVLPAAMSIPGRWLFWPFVPRVGDPDPSERGVWRRVGQRVTRRPVLVTVSGLVVLVLMALGTLGLRTGLGQDEQFLDTPESITAQQTLASAFPAGSSSPTTVVTTPQLAERVVRAAADVPDVRSAEVGRSGDGVAEVSVVLDDEPASDAALRTVERLRTAVDDVDPKALVGGQDAQALDEADTAQRDRTVIIPVVLAVVLGMLLLLLRSVVAAVLLAGTTVLSYLSALGVGWLVFDHVLGWSATDVSTPLLGFIFLVALGVDYNIFLTARAREEMSRTGDATGSIVTALAVTGGVITSAGILLAAVFAVLGVLPLVLLAQLGVLVGFGVLLDTVVVRGVVTPALVAWCGRRFWWPSRLARTPRLPG is encoded by the coding sequence GTGGAAACTTTCGATCATCGAACATTCTCCCTCGCCCGACTCGTCGGGCGTGGACGGTCCGTCGTCGTCCTCCTGCTCGGCCTCGTGATCGCCGGGGCCGTCCTCATTCTCGCGCCCGCAGCCACCCAGAGCACCAACGCCTCCGTGAACCTGCCTGACGACGCGGAGTCCGCGCTCGCCCAGCAGCGCCTCGCCGCACTCCCTGGCGGCGACGACGCCCCTGCGATCGTGGTCGCCTCCCGCGGCGGGGACCGGCTGTCGCAGACCGACCTCGCCGCGCTGGAGCGGCTCGGCGGCACCCTCGGCTCGAAGCTCGACACCCGGGTCGCCGGCCCGGTGCCGTCGCAGGACGGCACCGTCGCGCTGCTGACCGTTCCCCTGGAGGGCGACGTCGACGCCGAGCAGAACACCGAGCGGGTCGAGACCCTGCGCGCCGAGCTCCGCGACGGCCTGCCCGACGGCCTCGACGCCCAGCTGACCGGCGCCCCCGCGATCCAGGCCGACCTCGGCGCAGTCTTCGAGGGCGCCGACGTGCGCCTGCTGCTCGTGACGGCTGCCGTGGTGGCCCTGCTGCTGATCGTCACGTACCGCAGCCCGTGGCTCTGGCTCGTGCCCCTGGCCGTGATCGGTCTGGGCGACCGGGTCGCCGCGAAGGTGGTCGAGGCGGTCTCGCACTGGAGCGGCGTGCCGATCGACGGCTCCACCACCGGCATCACGTCGGTGCTCGTGTTCGGCGCCGGCACCAACTACGCCCTGCTGCTGATCGCGCGCTACCGCGAGGAGCTGCGCCGCCACGAGGACCGCCGCGAGGCGATGCGCCAGGCCGTCGGTGCCGCGGGCCCCGCGATCCTCTCCAGCTCAGGCACCGTGGTGCTCGGTCTGCTGACGCTGCTGCTCGCCGACGCCCCGTTCGTCAGCCGGATCGGCCTGGCGGGCGCCGCCGGCATCGTCGTCGCCGTGCTCTTCGCGCTCGTCGTGCTCCCGGCCGCCATGTCGATCCCGGGCCGCTGGTTGTTCTGGCCGTTCGTGCCGCGCGTCGGCGACCCGGACCCGTCGGAGCGCGGCGTGTGGCGCCGGGTCGGTCAGCGCGTGACGCGCCGACCCGTGCTCGTCACCGTCAGCGGCCTCGTGGTCCTGGTGCTCATGGCGCTCGGCACGCTCGGCCTGCGCACCGGACTCGGCCAGGACGAGCAGTTCCTCGACACACCCGAGTCGATCACCGCCCAGCAGACGCTCGCGTCGGCCTTCCCGGCCGGGTCGTCGTCCCCGACCACGGTCGTCACGACGCCCCAGCTCGCCGAGCGGGTGGTCCGCGCCGCGGCGGACGTGCCGGACGTGCGGTCCGCAGAGGTCGGGCGATCCGGCGACGGCGTGGCCGAGGTCAGCGTCGTCCTGGACGACGAGCCCGCGAGCGACGCCGCGCTCCGCACCGTGGAACGACTGCGCACCGCCGTCGACGACGTCGACCCGAAGGCGTTGGTCGGCGGGCAGGACGCGCAGGCGCTGGACGAGGCCGACACCGCACAGCGCGACCGCACGGTGATCATCCCGGTCGTCCTCGCCGTCGTCCTCGGGATGCTGCTGCTCCTGCTGCGCTCGGTCGTGGCAGCGGTGCTGCTGGCCGGGACCACCGTGCTGTCCTACCTGTCCGCCCTCGGCGTCGGGTGGCTGGTGTTCGACCACGTGCTGGGCTGGTCGGCCACGGACGTGAGCACGCCGCTGCTCGGGTTCATCTTCCTGGTGGCGCTCGGCGTCGACTACAACATCTTCCTCACCGCCAGGGCGCGCGAGGAGATGAGCCGGACCGGCGACGCCACCGGGTCGATCGTGACGGCACTGGCCGTCACCGGCGGCGTGATCACGAGCGCCGGCATCCTGCTCGCCGCCGTCTTCGCGGTGCTCGGGGTGCTGCCGCTGGTGCTGCTCGCCCAGCTGGGGGTCCTCGTCGGCTTCGGCGTGCTGCTCGACACCGTCGTCGTGCGCGGGGTCGTCACCCCGGCCCTCGTGGCGTGGTGCGGGCGTCGGTTCTGGTGGCCGAGCAGGCTCGCCCGGACGCCTCGGCTCCCGGGCTGA
- a CDS encoding MarR family winged helix-turn-helix transcriptional regulator: protein MSAQDGSTDPEGGAGAVPWATGERLDVVRLVRELTERSSRYADRAGAARGLHRSDLSALLALARAREQGRSPLSPGVLARELMLSPSATTTLLDRLERSGHVERSHDAGDRRRVSLEMTASAGETARSMFGPVAAAMTEAMQDFSDDEIDVVRRFLGAMVEAVDAQDPGVASS from the coding sequence ATGAGCGCGCAAGACGGGTCGACGGACCCCGAGGGCGGCGCGGGCGCGGTGCCCTGGGCCACCGGCGAGCGCCTGGACGTGGTGCGCCTCGTCCGCGAGCTGACCGAGCGATCGTCCCGCTACGCCGACCGCGCGGGGGCCGCGCGCGGCCTCCATCGTTCCGACCTGTCGGCCCTGCTCGCGCTGGCGCGCGCCCGCGAGCAGGGGCGTTCCCCGCTCTCGCCAGGGGTGCTCGCGCGCGAGCTGATGCTCAGCCCCTCCGCCACCACCACGCTGCTGGACCGGCTCGAGCGGTCCGGGCACGTCGAGCGGTCCCACGACGCCGGCGACCGACGCCGGGTGAGCCTGGAGATGACCGCGTCCGCCGGGGAGACGGCGCGATCGATGTTCGGTCCTGTTGCCGCGGCCATGACCGAGGCGATGCAGGACTTCAGCGACGACGAGATCGACGTCGTCCGCCGGTTCCTGGGCGCCATGGTCGAGGCGGTGGACGCCCAGGACCCGGGCGTGGCGTCGTCGTGA
- a CDS encoding Glu/Leu/Phe/Val dehydrogenase dimerization domain-containing protein has protein sequence MPDPVFSHPHEQVVFCHDEATGLRAIIGLHSTALGPGLGGTRFHPYASEADALADVLALSQGMAYKNALAGLDLGGGKAVIIGDPRTQKTEALLRAYGRMVESLNGRYFTACDVGTFSPDMDVIARETSYVTGRTVEHGGAGDSSVLTAFGVYQGMRASAQHVWGDASLAGRTVGVAGVGKVGKHLVEHLVEEDAQVVVTDVDAEALGRLTARFPQVRVVGSTDELVREQLDVYAPCALGRALSDDVVDVLSAQVVCGGANNQLAHEGTAKLLTERGITYAPDYCVNAGGVIQVADELDPQGFSFERAQARATGIFDTTLAVLERAASEHLTTAEAADRQAEQRMREVGGLGRIHLPR, from the coding sequence ATGCCCGACCCCGTCTTCAGCCACCCGCACGAACAGGTCGTGTTCTGCCACGACGAGGCGACCGGACTGCGCGCCATCATCGGCCTGCACTCCACGGCCCTCGGCCCCGGCCTCGGCGGCACGCGGTTCCACCCGTACGCGAGCGAGGCCGACGCCCTCGCCGACGTGCTGGCCCTCAGCCAGGGCATGGCGTACAAGAACGCCCTCGCCGGCCTCGACCTCGGCGGCGGCAAGGCCGTGATCATCGGCGACCCGCGCACCCAGAAGACCGAGGCGCTCCTGCGGGCCTACGGACGGATGGTCGAGTCGCTGAACGGTCGCTACTTCACCGCCTGCGACGTCGGCACGTTCAGCCCCGACATGGACGTCATCGCGCGCGAGACGTCGTACGTGACCGGTCGTACGGTCGAGCACGGCGGCGCCGGCGACTCGTCGGTCCTGACCGCGTTCGGGGTCTACCAGGGCATGCGCGCCAGCGCCCAGCACGTGTGGGGCGACGCGTCCCTGGCCGGACGCACGGTCGGCGTCGCGGGCGTGGGCAAGGTCGGCAAGCACCTCGTCGAGCACCTGGTGGAGGAGGACGCCCAGGTCGTCGTCACCGACGTCGACGCCGAGGCACTGGGACGCCTCACCGCCCGCTTCCCGCAGGTGCGGGTCGTCGGGTCCACCGACGAGCTCGTGCGCGAGCAGCTGGACGTGTACGCCCCCTGCGCGCTCGGCCGCGCACTGAGCGACGACGTCGTCGACGTGCTCAGCGCCCAGGTCGTCTGCGGTGGCGCCAACAACCAGCTCGCCCACGAGGGCACCGCGAAGCTGCTCACCGAGCGCGGCATCACCTACGCCCCCGACTACTGCGTCAACGCCGGCGGCGTGATCCAGGTGGCCGACGAGCTCGACCCGCAGGGCTTCAGCTTCGAGCGGGCGCAGGCGCGCGCCACCGGCATCTTCGACACCACGCTCGCGGTGCTGGAGCGGGCCGCCAGCGAGCACCTCACGACGGCCGAGGCGGCCGACCGTCAGGCCGAGCAGCGCATGCGGGAGGTCGGCGGCCTGGGCCGCATCCACCTGCCGCGCTGA
- a CDS encoding SDR family NAD(P)-dependent oxidoreductase — protein MTARPGVAVLTGSSSGIGAEAAVQLGRRGWTVCLLARRADELAAVAQRVREAGGTAHVHPVDLTDDADVRSVVDVLLAEHPRIDVLVNNAARSIRRPIRESVDRLHDYERTMAVNYLGAVRLTLALLPRLLEQERVDGSRGHVVFSSTMSTQLPIPLFSAYLGSKAALESFARSLLAEHGHDGVTTTVVHFPMVRTPMSGATAIYAAMPMMSPDKAGGWLVRAAVDRPTRVTSLGGAVSEAGMSVLPGVLTKVVTPGIRRMDRRLARRTRDD, from the coding sequence ATGACGGCACGACCGGGCGTCGCGGTGCTCACCGGCTCCTCCAGCGGCATCGGCGCCGAGGCGGCCGTGCAGCTGGGACGTCGCGGCTGGACGGTGTGCCTGCTCGCCCGCCGCGCCGACGAGCTCGCCGCCGTCGCCCAGCGGGTCCGCGAGGCCGGCGGCACGGCGCACGTGCACCCGGTCGACCTCACCGACGACGCCGACGTCCGGTCGGTCGTCGACGTGCTGCTCGCCGAGCACCCGCGCATCGACGTGCTCGTCAACAACGCCGCCCGCTCCATCCGGCGCCCGATCCGCGAGTCCGTCGACCGGCTGCACGACTACGAGCGGACGATGGCGGTCAACTACCTGGGCGCCGTGCGGCTCACGCTCGCGCTGCTGCCCCGCCTGCTCGAGCAGGAGCGGGTCGACGGCTCCCGCGGTCACGTCGTGTTCTCCTCGACGATGTCGACGCAGCTGCCGATCCCGCTCTTCTCGGCGTACCTCGGCAGCAAGGCAGCGCTCGAGTCGTTCGCCCGGTCGCTGCTCGCCGAGCACGGCCACGACGGCGTGACGACGACGGTGGTGCACTTCCCGATGGTGCGCACGCCGATGTCCGGCGCGACCGCGATCTACGCGGCCATGCCGATGATGAGCCCGGACAAGGCGGGCGGCTGGCTCGTCCGCGCAGCCGTCGACCGGCCCACCCGGGTCACCAGTCTCGGCGGCGCGGTGTCCGAGGCCGGCATGTCCGTGCTCCCGGGCGTGCTCACCAAGGTGGTCACGCCCGGCATCCGCCGCATGGACCGTCGACTCGCGCGCCGCACCCGCGACGACTGA
- a CDS encoding TetR/AcrR family transcriptional regulator: MAARPNAGTKGVPRADRERQILAVASVAFGTHGFVGTNVADVARAAGISKPLVYAYFGSKEGLYAACLDRAGALLGDEIERVARGDVVGLERGVRTLEGMFDVLEDQRHVWRLLHDRSAPSTPEVATVVAAHTDRIHALAHEGVSELLALAGVQDGLDVSAMTATWLGIVDSLMDWWVAHPEQSAADMVERVTRLVAALFTDAAGATR, encoded by the coding sequence ATGGCCGCTCGACCCAACGCCGGCACCAAGGGGGTCCCCCGCGCCGACCGCGAGCGCCAGATCCTCGCCGTCGCCTCGGTCGCCTTCGGCACCCACGGCTTCGTCGGCACGAACGTCGCCGACGTCGCCCGCGCCGCAGGCATCTCCAAGCCGCTCGTCTACGCCTACTTCGGGTCGAAGGAGGGGCTGTACGCCGCCTGCCTCGACCGCGCCGGCGCGCTGCTCGGCGACGAGATCGAGCGCGTGGCGCGTGGCGACGTCGTCGGCCTCGAGCGCGGCGTGCGGACGCTCGAGGGCATGTTCGACGTGCTGGAGGACCAACGGCACGTGTGGCGTCTGCTGCACGACCGCAGCGCGCCGTCCACGCCCGAGGTGGCCACCGTCGTCGCGGCGCACACGGACCGCATCCACGCCCTGGCCCACGAGGGGGTCAGCGAGCTGCTCGCCCTCGCCGGCGTGCAGGACGGCCTCGACGTCTCCGCGATGACCGCCACCTGGCTCGGCATCGTCGACTCGCTCATGGACTGGTGGGTCGCCCACCCCGAGCAGAGCGCCGCCGACATGGTCGAGCGGGTCACCCGCCTCGTCGCCGCCCTGTTCACCGACGCCGCCGGCGCCACGCGATGA
- a CDS encoding sterol desaturase family protein has protein sequence MHDLLDPLKNPVTYAAPFFVLAILVELAALRWLDHDDSTSGYALKDARTSISMGVLSLVFLTAFKVVTFFGFVAVYAYVAPFHLPTDTWWYWVLVVLGVDLGYYWHHRFSHRVRIAWAGHQAHHSSEFMNFGTALRQKWNPWFEFFFWLPLPLLGFAPWTLYVAFGFNLVYQFFVHTELVGRLPRPVEYVMNTPSHHRVHHGSDPEYLDKNYGGILIVWDRLFGSFAPELQRPRYGLTKQVDTYNLLRLQYGDYVEIVRDVRSSPRLRDKLGYLFGPPGWTPADRTAPADTVLPRR, from the coding sequence GTGCACGACCTGCTCGACCCGCTCAAGAACCCGGTCACCTACGCCGCCCCGTTCTTCGTGCTCGCGATCCTCGTGGAGCTGGCGGCCCTGCGCTGGCTCGACCACGACGACAGCACGAGCGGCTACGCCCTGAAGGACGCCCGCACGTCGATCTCGATGGGGGTCCTGTCGCTGGTGTTCCTGACGGCGTTCAAGGTGGTGACGTTCTTCGGCTTCGTCGCCGTGTACGCCTACGTGGCGCCGTTCCACCTCCCGACGGACACCTGGTGGTACTGGGTGCTCGTCGTCCTCGGCGTCGACCTCGGCTACTACTGGCACCATCGGTTCAGCCACCGGGTGCGCATCGCGTGGGCGGGCCACCAGGCCCATCACTCGAGCGAGTTCATGAACTTCGGCACCGCGTTGCGCCAGAAGTGGAACCCGTGGTTCGAGTTCTTCTTCTGGCTGCCGCTCCCGCTGCTCGGATTCGCGCCCTGGACGCTCTACGTCGCCTTCGGGTTCAACCTCGTCTACCAGTTCTTCGTCCACACCGAGCTGGTCGGGAGGCTGCCCCGACCGGTCGAGTACGTCATGAACACGCCGTCGCACCACCGCGTGCACCACGGCAGCGACCCCGAGTACCTCGACAAGAACTACGGCGGCATCCTCATCGTCTGGGACCGCCTGTTCGGGTCGTTCGCGCCGGAGCTGCAGCGTCCCCGGTACGGGCTGACGAAGCAGGTCGACACCTACAACCTGCTCCGCCTGCAGTACGGCGACTACGTCGAGATCGTCCGCGACGTCCGCTCGAGCCCGCGGCTGCGCGACAAGCTCGGCTACCTGTTCGGCCCGCCGGGGTGGACGCCCGCCGACCGGACCGCGCCGGCCGACACGGTGCTGCCGCGCCGGTGA